One Setaria italica strain Yugu1 chromosome I, Setaria_italica_v2.0, whole genome shotgun sequence DNA window includes the following coding sequences:
- the LOC101753975 gene encoding protein phosphatase inhibitor 2, with the protein MKAKEPKKAGGRVKWDEENLNDIESNKPEREKITEPKTPYHPMIDEDEGPVSPLQLSEEPVDKSAHADAIKTALAEAVSSGKIFDRNSWESCDNEEAIKQSTAFEEHRKVHYDEYHKMKELLQKGTMTDDADEDESEPDNRKE; encoded by the exons ATGAAAGCTAAAGAACCCAAGAAGGCAGG GGGTCGTGTCAAATGGGATGAAGAGAACTTGAATGACATCGAGTCAAACAAACCAGAAAGAGAGAAGATCACCGAGCCCAAGACACCTTACCACCCTATGATTGATGAGGATGAAG GGCCTGTGTCACCATTACAACTAAGTGAAGAGCCAGTGGATAAATCTGCTCATGCTGATGCCATCAAGACTGCTCTAGCTGAAGCTGTTTCCAGTGGAAAGATTTTCGACAGAAATAGTTGGGAATCATGTGACAATGAAGAAGCCATAAAACAAAGCACAG CTTTTGAGGAGCACCGGAAGGTTCACTACGATGAATACCATAAGATGAAGGAGCTGCTTCAGAAGGGAACCATGACTGAtgatgcagatgaagatgaaaGTGAACCAGACAACAGGAAGGAGTGA